Sequence from the Vicinamibacteria bacterium genome:
CCCGATACGGAAACGCCCGACCTCGCCCCAGTCTCGACTTGGTGGAAGAGGTAGAGATCCAGGCGGTGGGGGCTTCCGCCGAGCACGGAAACCTGATGGGGGGCGTTTTCAACGTGGTCACGCGGCAGGGCGGGGACGTATACCGGTTCGATGCTTCCTATTACGGCCAGTGGTCCGCGCTTACCGCTCAGCCCATTCTCGAGCCGTGCAACTGCCCCCGTGTCGAGACGGGCTTCGAGCGAGATCTTTATCATGACTTCAGCGCCTACGCCGGGGGCCCCTTGGCCAAAGAACGCGCCTGGTTTTTCGGGGGCTTCAACCTCCATAGGGATTTCCAGTCCCAACCGGGTGCCGATCCTCAGTTTCCCTCGGAGGATAGAGTCGACGGAGTCTTCGCCAAGCTCAATTGGCAGGTGACACCGGGTCTCAGGGTCATGTCCTCGGCTCACTACGACCGTTGGTCCTATCCGAGCCGGACCGTCAATGCCTTCGTCCCCAACGAGACGAGCGAAACTCGATCGGGGCAGAGCTTCGCGGGAACACTGGCGGAGCTCACTTACGTGCCCGATGCCAACACCGTCTTGGAGCTCCGCGCTTCGACGGCGTCCTTTATCTCCGGACTCGAGCCGGTAAACGGCAGCAAGACGATTCCGGCACGCCTGGACATCGCAACCGGGGTATTCAGCGGGGGCGCCCTCTACTTCGGTGACACGCTAGAGCGAAAGACGGATATCCGCGCGAAGCTCAGTCATTACGCCACTGATTTTCTCGCGGCCGATCACGATTTCAAGTTCGGAGCTCAATTCATCGTCGCCCGGAGCGAGGGCTTTTACGCGTACCCGGGAGCCGTCCATTACCTCGATTACGGCGGTCAGCCTTTCCTGGCACGATATCGCGATCTCTACAGCTACGGCGGCGCCTTCGACACTTTCGGCGTTTTTGCCGAAGACACTGTGCGACTCGGCGATCGCCTGACTCTTGATCTCGGTGCCCGTTTCGACTACAGCAAGGCCCGGAATCCCGCTGTTCCCGAGTACGACCAGTCGGGACGGCAGACCGGCAACACGATCCCGGGTCGGGGCGAGCTCTATAGCTGGAGCGTCGTTTCTCCGAGGCTCGGGCTCACCTTCGAGCTCACCGAGGACGCCCGGAGCGTCCTTCGTCTGTTCTATGGGCGATTTCATCCGGGAATCCTGACGACCGAGCTCCAAGCCGTGTCACCCGGATTCGGACCCATTACCGTTGCCTCCTACGATCCGGCAACCGGTAGCTACTCAACCGTCACCGCGATCATCGACCCGTTACAAAACGTCCAGATCGATCCCGGCACCAGGAGTCCCCACACCGATCAGTATTCCCTGGGCCTAGAGCGAGGAATTGGAAATGACTGGGCCGTGGGAGTGAGCTACGTGAGGCGTACGGGCGGCGATTTCACCGGTTGGATAGATATCACCGGGGTTTACGGAAGGGAGGAGGTTCTCCTGCCGGACGGGAGCTCTCTCGAGGTCTTTCCTCTCGAGAGCGATCCGGCGGAACGTTTTTTTCTTCTCACGAATCGTGACGATTACTACATCCACTACGACGGCGTGATTTTCACCGCCGAGAAACGCCGGGCCGACCGTTGGCAGCTCTCCATGTCATACGCTCTTTCGAAGGCAACCGGATTGCAGTCGCAGAACGTGATCGATCCGGCGGGCGGACAGGGAAGCGTTACGGTGAGCTTCAACCCCTTCGGTCGCGATCCGAACGATATTACCAACGCGACCGGCATCCTACCCAACGATCGCTCGAACGTGCTGCAGGTACTGGGAAGCGTGGAGATTCC
This genomic interval carries:
- a CDS encoding TonB-dependent receptor, translating into MALKNVRSVASILFLVLSYAGPAGAQEITGSLVGTVTDETGGPMPGVVGTITSPALLGGPLSEETNDKGQFRFLTLAPGVYRLQIEADGFATYLEEGIRIQVGGTVERNVTLRIQSITQSIVVSGRGPLIDNREPGFVTNYQSDAIRNTPVPRDSVYDWVKMAPGVSATSPTSTQQRNVTLMGAGINESTYLIDGTNMTSPRYGNARPRPSLDLVEEVEIQAVGASAEHGNLMGGVFNVVTRQGGDVYRFDASYYGQWSALTAQPILEPCNCPRVETGFERDLYHDFSAYAGGPLAKERAWFFGGFNLHRDFQSQPGADPQFPSEDRVDGVFAKLNWQVTPGLRVMSSAHYDRWSYPSRTVNAFVPNETSETRSGQSFAGTLAELTYVPDANTVLELRASTASFISGLEPVNGSKTIPARLDIATGVFSGGALYFGDTLERKTDIRAKLSHYATDFLAADHDFKFGAQFIVARSEGFYAYPGAVHYLDYGGQPFLARYRDLYSYGGAFDTFGVFAEDTVRLGDRLTLDLGARFDYSKARNPAVPEYDQSGRQTGNTIPGRGELYSWSVVSPRLGLTFELTEDARSVLRLFYGRFHPGILTTELQAVSPGFGPITVASYDPATGSYSTVTAIIDPLQNVQIDPGTRSPHTDQYSLGLERGIGNDWAVGVSYVRRTGGDFTGWIDITGVYGREEVLLPDGSSLEVFPLESDPAERFFLLTNRDDYYIHYDGVIFTAEKRRADRWQLSMSYALSKATGLQSQNVIDPAGGQGSVTVSFNPFGRDPNDITNATGILPNDRSNVLQVLGSVEIPRLEVLLGAHFQYLTGTPYTSFANVTLPQGSRSIYIEPLGSRRLASQQILDFRISKTLRIGSRSRIEVLVDVLNALNDTSEEDVATQNFFSPNFAVGSNFVAPRRAMIGVKLSF